One window from the genome of Elaeis guineensis isolate ETL-2024a chromosome 5, EG11, whole genome shotgun sequence encodes:
- the LOC105045646 gene encoding scarecrow-like protein 9 produces MVMGTGIRDLRGTTSGLTYEHPFHDQTSINNLKSVGPPPPMLENERFIDLQNVPQTSTLSGPTSSILTTSANASSSVTASTELDPAEDAELFSDIVLSYISQMLMEEDVDEKFEHPALLAAEKPFYDILAENSSLSPDQPPLSSNHSSGSPDDSSNNHYGSSSGYVSKNLVVDNNSWPYDSLEYQQLQTHPAPVDYFSQSSFSSSNIVEGLDETLANTVAVPDLFSESQPAWEQFRRGVEEARKFLPSEDKLVIDLEANGFSLPREEVKQENKLVEVKAEKEERQGSRGRKNPHGDDWELEEGRSNKQSAVFPDQTVRTDMFDRILLYTGEACLKGPSELRAAMEKEASRRSQSNQSKGSGGGKGRGKRQPKREVVDLRTILIHCAQAVAIDDRRNANELLKQIRQHSSPYGDATQRLAHYFADGLQARLAGTGSEIYNSLVAKRSCTADILKAHHLYMSACPFKKISHFFSSQTILNVAEKATRVHIVDYGIGYGFQWPCFLQRLSTRPGGPPRLRITGIDEPQPGFRPTERIEETGRRLADYCRSFDIPFEYHAIAAKWETIRVEDINIDKDEVLIVSCLFRFRHLMDETVVLDSPRNMVLNTIRKMNPEVFINVIMNGSYSAPFFVTRFREALFHFSALFDMLETNVPREDAQRQLIERDLFGREVLNVIACEGLERVERPETYKQWQVRTLRAGFTQLPLDPDIVKKSRDKVNAGYHKDFIVDEDGKWLLQGWKGRIIYALSSWKPNHAS; encoded by the coding sequence ATGGTTATGGGGACGGGCATCCGTGACTTGCGAGGAACGACGAGTGGATTGACATACGAACACCCCTTCCATGACCAGACTTCCATCAATAATTTGAAGTCAGTAGGGCCACCCCCACCCATGTTAGAAAATGAGAGGTTCATCGACCTCCAAAACGTCCCCCAAACTTCCACTCTCTCCGGTCCCACATCCTCCATCCTCACCACAAGTGCCAATGCCTCATCCTCTGTGACTGCAAGCACGGAGTTGGATCCCGCGGAAGATGCGGAGCTTTTCTCCGACATAGTCCTCAGCTACATCAGCCAGATGCTTATGGAGGAGGACGTGGATGAAAAATTCGAGCACCCAGCTCTTCTAGCTGCGGAGAAGCCCTTCTATGATATCCTTGCCGAGAATAGTTCTCTTTCACCGGACCAGCCCCCTTTGTCTTCCAACCATAGTTCAGGTAGCCCTGATGATTCTTCCAATAACCACTATGGGAGTTCCAGTGGCTATGTTAGCAAAAATTTGGTGGTAGATAATAATAGCTGGCCCTATGATTCACTTGAGTATCAGCAGCTACAGACTCACCCTGCTCCTGTTGATTACTTCTCTCAGTCTTCATTTTCTTCCAGCAATATCGTAGAAGGATTAGATGAGACGCTGGCAAATACAGTTGCAGTTCCTGATCTCTTTTCTGAGAGCCAACCTGCTTGGGAACAGTTCAGGAGGGGAGTCGAGGAGGCGCGCAAGTTCCTCCCTAGCGAGGATAAGTTGGTGATCGATTTGGAGGCCAATGGTTTCTCTTTACCTCGGGAGGAAGTGAAGCAAGAGAATAAATTGGTCGAGGTCAAGGCAGAGAAGGAGGAGAGGCAGGGGTCGCGGGGTCGGAAGAATCCACATGGTGACGATTGGGAGTTGGAGGAGGGGAGAAGCAATAAACAGTCAGCTGTTTTCCCGGATCAGACCGTTCGTACCGACATGTTTGATAGGATCTTGCTGTATACCGGGGAGGCATGTTTAAAAGGTCCTTCTGAACTTCGAGCTGCAATGGAGAAGGAGGCGAGCAGAAGGTCTCAGAGCAACCAATCTAAAGGGTCCGGCGGTGGAAAGGGTCGCGGGAAGAGGCAACCTAAGAGGGAGGTGGTGGATCTTAGAACCATCCTCATCCACTGTGCTCAGGCTGTGGCAATCGACGATCGCCGGAATGCAAATGAACTACTGAAGCAGATCAGGCAGCACTCTTCCCCTTATGGAGATGCGACTCAGAGGCTGGCCCACTACTTCGCCGATGGGCTTCAGGCTCGCCTAGCTGGTACGGGGAGCGAAATCTACAATTCTCTGGTGGCGAAACGGAGTTGTACGGCGGACATCTTGAAGGCACATCATCTGTACATGTCTGCGTGCCCTTTTAAGAAGATCTCCCATTTCTTCTCCAGCCAGACCATTTTGAACGTAGCTGAGAAGGCGACGAGGGTGCACATAGTAGACTATGGCATCGGCTACGGCTTCCAATGGCCATGTTTCCTCCAACGCCTCTCTACCAGGCCTGGTGGGCCCCCGAGGCTTCGGATCACCGGTATTGATGAGCCCCAGCCAGGTTTCCGTCCGACGGAGCGGATCGAGGAGACGGGGCGTCGATTAGCTGATTACTGCCGGAGCTTCGACATTCCCTTCGAATACCACGCTATTGCAGCCAAATGGGAGACCATCCGAGTGGAGGATATCAACATTGATAAAGACGAGGTGCTCATCGTGAGCTGTCTGTTTCGGTTCAGGCATCTGATGGATGAGACTGTGGTGTTGGATAGCCCAAGAAATATGGTCCTGAATACCATTAGGAAGATGAATCCAGAGGTATTCATCAATGTGATCATGAACGGCTCGTACAGCGCTCCCTTCTTTGTCACGCGCTTTCGGGAAGCATTGTTCCACTTCTCGGCCTTGTTTGATATGCTCGAAACGAATGTGCCGCGGGAAGATGCTCAGAGGCAGCTGATCGAAAGGGACCTCTTCGGACGGGAGGTTCTTAATGTCATCGCCTGCGAAGGCTTGGAAAGGGTGGAGAGGCCTGAGACTTACAAACAGTGGCAGGTGAGGACCCTCCGGGCGGGGTTCACACAGCTTCCGCTGGACCCGGACATCGTGAAAAAATCCAGAGACAAGGTGAACGCAGGCTACCACAAGGATTTTATTGTAGATGAGGATGGCAAATGGCTGCTGCAGGGGTGGAAAGGGCGCATCATCTATGCCCTCTCCTCTTGGAAACCCAACCACGCTAGCTAG